The Rhinopithecus roxellana isolate Shanxi Qingling chromosome 9, ASM756505v1, whole genome shotgun sequence genome contains a region encoding:
- the DKK4 gene encoding dickkopf-related protein 4: MAAAVLLGLSWLCSPLGALVLDFNNIRSSADLLGARKGSQCLSDTDCNTRKFCLQSHDEKPFCATCRGLRRRCQRDAMCCPGTLCMNDVCTKMEDATPKLERQLDEQDGTHAEVTTEHPVQENQPKRKPSIKKSQGRKGQEGESCLRTFDCGPGLCCARHFWTKICKPVLLEGQVCSRRGHKDTAQAPEIFQRCDCGPGLLCRSQLTSNRQHARLRICQKIEKL; encoded by the exons ATGGCGGCGGCCGTCCTGCTGGGACTGAGCTGGCTCTGCTCTCCCCTGGGagctctggtcctggacttcaaCAACATCAGGAGCTCTGCCGACCTGCTTGGGGCCCGGAAA GGCTCACAGTGCCTGTCTGACACGGACTGTAATACCAGAAAGTTCTGCCTCCAGTCCCACGATGAGAAGCCGTTCTGTGCTACATGTCGTGGGTTGCGGAGGAGGTGCCAGCGAGATGCCATGTGCTGCCCTGGGACACTCTGCATGAATG ATGTTTGTACTAAGATGGAAGACGCAACCCCAAAATTGGAAAGGCAGCTTGATGAGCAAGATGGCACACACGCGGAAGTAACAACTGAGCACCCAGTCCAGGAAAACCAACCCAAGAGGAAGCCAAGTATTAAGAAATCACAAGGCAGGAAGG GACAAGAGGGAGAAAGTTGTCTGAGAACTTTTGACTGTGGCCCTGGACTTTGCTGTGCTCGTCATTTTTGGACGAAAATATGTAAGCCAGTCCTTTTGGAGGGACAGGTCTGCTCCAGGAGAGGGCATAAAGACACTGCTCAAGCTCCAGAAATCTTCCAGCGTTGCGACTGTGGCCCTGGACTACTGTGTCGAAGCCAACTGACCAGCAATCGGCAGCATGCACGGTTAAGAATatgccaaaaaatagaaaagctataa